In Aedes albopictus strain Foshan chromosome 3, AalbF5, whole genome shotgun sequence, the following are encoded in one genomic region:
- the LOC109407530 gene encoding zinc finger and SCAN domain-containing protein 5B: MNSRRCKRSGSVENVPVSFVEVKVEPDVLAYECSESLPSSNTRPRHARRSSKVVNKCVDESQAKKPKTKETKTHCRRSRATQVNSEDIDIINVRKFDALNTNAENKPIRAIGTESVIPQCRFCLRRVSRENLKIILRKQSITAHAAFQIRVFHHDAYPLACVNCLNMIDIILDYKSAVTKARNLLLDKRTHLENDGWDDPVNVGSFNQCKSAIEKHRMQIDAIYDDHLARDERRNTQILEPKMELSIEDNATSDTRNDTIHFQNASTANSVHEESTSVQFSLEPGIGDVESILQAVVEDVSVDSGSIINAGDGFELPAANSVATPPNTESLENENGVPSRSRRKAKEKKVYYSSESEQSIEDIEDDDYDPGDANSSENDDDDLVYIPVSLTSEIPEVSVPKKRKYNKMSVLPRKPRAKEQHPRKRRKPRESGLDYKSPPVQPVLCDLCGESVRPETIEGHRNRHLGIKPYNCPVEGCNWAFHGRAHMSRHMRRVHPQNGAQYQKCDICGRFVRGLPNILNEHKKLHFLKKDGHVCPVCGKGFATPRYLRQHSIIHTGLFPYECSYCGKKFNNKWSMKTHEKNIHEKKNALPTSHDSVMEQSGQAYME; this comes from the exons ATGAACAGCCGTCGTTGTAAAAGATCCGGAAGTGTGGAGAATGTGCCCGTGTCCTTTGTGGAGGTGAAGGTTGAACCGGATGTGCTGGCATATGAATGCAGTGAATCGTTGCCATCGTCGAACACTCGGCCTCGACATGCAAGGAGGAGCTCAAAAGTTGTCAACAA GTGCGTTGATGAATCGCAGGCCAAAAAGCCAAAAACTAAGGAGACCAAGACTCACTGCAGACGAAGTCGTGCCACTCAAGTAAACTCGGAAGACATTGATATAATCAACGTGAGGAAATTCGATGCATTGAACACCAACGCCGAAAATAAACCAATCAGAGCCATTGGAACCGAGTCGGTCATTCCCCAGTGTCGCTTTTGCTTACGAAGGGTTTCTcgggaaaatttgaaaatcaTACTAAGGAAACAAAGCATAACAGCACATGCTGCGTTTCAGATTCGAGTATTCCACCATGATGCGTATCCGTTAGCCTGTGTGAATTGTTTGAATATGATTGACATCATCTTGGATTATAAATCAGCAGTCACTAAGGCACGAAATTTACTCCTTGATAAAAGAACGCACTTGGAGAATGACGGGTGGGATGATCCAGTCAATGTAGGCAGTTTCAATCAATGTAAATCAGCCATAGAGAAACATCGGATGCAAATCGATGCGATTTATGATGATCACTTGGCAAGAGATGAAAGAAGAAATACGCAGATACTGGAACCGAAAATGGAGTTGAGCATTGAGGATAATGCAACATCTGACACCAGGAATGACACAATCCATTTTCAAAACGCATCTACTGCCAATTCAGTACATGAGGAATCAACTTCTGTTCAATTTTCTCTGGAACCTGGAATTGGTGATGTGGAAAGTATTTTGCAGGCTGTCGTTGAAGATGTTTCTGTGGATAGTGGCAGTATTATAAATGCTGGTGACGGGTTTGAACTTCCCGCTGCAAATTCTGTAGCCACTCCACCAAATACGGAATCATTAGAGAATGAGAATGGTGTACCATCACGCAGCAGAAGAAAGGCAAAAGAAAAGAAAGTTTACTATTCTTCTGAATCTGAGCAGAGCATCGAAGATATCGAAGATGATGATTACGATCCAGGCGATGCGAACTCTTCTGAAAATGATGACGATGACTTGGTTTACATTCCAGTATCACTGACTTCGGAAATACCAGAAGTATCTGTACCCAAAAAGAGAAAATACAATAAAATGAGCGTCCTACCACGAAAGCCCAGAGCGAAAGAGCAGCACCCTAGGAAGCGTCGTAAGCCAAGAGAATCAGGGTTGGACTACAAATCACCGCCCGTTCAACCTGTATTGTGTGACTTGTGTGGAGAATCAGTTCGTCCTGAAACCATTGAAGGCCACCGAAATCGTCATCTAG GAATCAAACCGTACAACTGCCCTGTCGAGGGTTGCAATTGGGCTTTCCACGGTCGTGCCCATATGTCCCGTCACATGCGGCGAGTACACCCTCAAAACGGAGCACAATACCAAAAGTGTGACATTTGTGGCAGGTTCGTTCGAGGCTTACCGAATATTCTGAACGAGCACAAAAAGCTCCATTTTCTAAAAAAGGATGGCCATGTTTGTCCAGTGTGTGGAAAAGGATTTGCTACGCCGAGATATTTGAGACAGCATTCGATAATACATACAGGGCTGTTCCCGTACGAGTGTAGTTATTGCGGCAAAAA GTTCAACAATAAGTGGAGTATGAAGACTCACGAGAAAAATATACACGAGAAGAAGAATGCATTACCAACCAGCCACGATTCAGTAATGGAACAATCCGGTCAAGCATATATGGAATGA
- the LOC109407531 gene encoding zinc finger and BTB domain-containing protein 18 — MNSRRCKRSGSAENVPVSFVEVKVEPDVLAYECSESLPSLNTRTRHAKRRSSKVVNKCVDESQVKKPKTKKTKTHYRRNRATQVNSEDINMINVRRFDLLDTNAENKPIRAIGTESVIPQCRFCLRRVSRENLKIILMKHSIKAHAALQIRVFHHDAYPLACVNCLNMIDIIFDYKSVVTKARKLLLDKRMHLENDGWDDPVNVGSFNQCKSAIEKHRMQIDTIYDDHLARDERRNTQMLDPKMELSIEDNAASDTRNDTIHIQNAYTADSVHKESTSVQLSLEPGIGDVESILQAVVEDVSVNSGNIINAGDGFELPAANSVATPPNTESLENENGIPSRSRRKAKENKVYYSSESEQSIEDDDYDPGDSNASENDDDDLVYIPVSLTSEIPEVSVPKKRKYNKMSGLPRKPRTKEQHPRKRRKPRESGLDYKSPPVQPVLCDLCGESVRPETIEGHRNRHLGIKPYSCPAAGCDWTFYGRSNMSTHVRRVHPENGVPTQKCDVCGKHIKGTTGSLNVHRKRHFQQERNFVCTICGKGFTLNRYLKQHSVVHTGLFPHECSFCGKKFNNKWSMKTHEKNVHGKKSQD, encoded by the exons ATGAACAGCCGTCGTTGTAAAAGATCCGGAAGTGCGGAGAATGTGCCCGTGTCCTTTGTGGAGGTGAAGGTTGAACCGGATGTGCTGGCATATGAATGCAGTGAATCGTTGCCATCGTTGAACACTCGGACTCGACATGCAAAGAGACGGAGCTCAAAAGTTGTCAACAA GTGCGTTGATGAATCGCAGGTCAAAAAGCCAAAAACTAAGAAGACCAAGACTCACTACAGACGAAATCGTGCCACTCAAGTAAATTCGGAAGACATTAACATGATCAACGTGAGAAGATTCGACCTACTGGACACTAACGCCGAGAATAAACCAATCAGAGCCATTGGAACCGAGTCGGTCATTCCCCAGTGTCGCTTTTGCCTACGAAGGGTTTCTcgggaaaatttgaaaatcaTACTCATGAAACATAGCATAAAAGCACATGCTGCGCTTCAGATTCGAGTATTCCACCATGATGCGTATCCGTTAGCCTGTGTGAATTGTTTGAATATGATTGACATCATCTTTGATTATAAATCAGTAGTCACTAAGGCACGAAAGTTACTCCTTGATAAAAGAATGCACTTGGAGAATGACGGGTGGGATGATCCAGTCAATGTAGGCAGTTTCAATCAATGTAAATCAGCCATAGAGAAACATCGAATGCAAATCGATACGATTTATGATGATCACTTGGCTAGAGATGAAAGAAGAAATACGCAGATGCTGGATCCGAAAATGGAGTTGAGCATTGAGGATAATGCAGCATCTGACACCAGGAATGACACGATTCATATTCAAAACGCATATACCGCCGATTCAGTACATAAGGAATCAACTTCTGTTCAATTATCTCTGGAACCTGGAATTGGTGATGTAGAAAGTATTTTACAGGCTGTCGTTGAAGATGTTTCTGTAAATAGTGGCAATATTATAAATGCTGGTGACGGGTTTGAACTTCCCGCTGCAAATTCTGTAGCCACTCCACCAAATACGGAATCATTAGAGAATGAGAATGGTATACCATCACGCAGTAGAAGAAAAGCAAAAGAAAATAAAGTTTACTATTCTTCTGAATCTGAGCAGAGCATCGAAGATGATGATTACGATCCAGGCGATTCGAATGCTTCTGAAAATGATGACGATGACTTGGTTTACATTCCAGTATCATTGACTTCGGAAATACCAGAAGTATCtgtacccaaaaaaagaaaatacAATAAAATGAGCGGCCTACCACGAAAGCCCAGAACGAAAGAGCAGCACCCTAGAAAGCGTCGTAAGCCAAGAGAATCAGGGTTGGACTACAAATCACCGCCCGTTCAACCTGTACTGTGTGACTTGTGTGGAGAATCAGTTCGTCCTGAAACCATCGAAGGACACAGAAATCGTCATCTAG ggaTCAAACCATACAGCTGTCCCGCCGCAGGATGCGATTGGACATTTTACGGTCGATCCAACATGTCCACCCATGTGCGACGAGTGCACCCGGAGAACGGAGTACCAACTCAGAAATGCGACGTGTGCGGCAAGCACATCAAAGGCACAACTGGATCATTGAATGTGCACAGAAAGCGTCATTTCCAGCAAGAGAGAAACTTTGTTTGTACAATATGTGGTAAAGGTTTCACCTTGAACCGATACCTCAAGCAACACTCGGTAGTGCACACAGGACTGTTTCCACACGAATGCAGCTTTTGCGGTAAAAA GTTCAACAATAAGTGGAGCATGAAGACGCATGAGAAAAATGTCCATGGTAAGAAAAGTCAAGATTGA
- the LOC109425789 gene encoding zinc finger protein 62 translates to MTENKERNTQMTKWTRGTQVDAEDIDMTYLSRTEDKPIEINGTESLVPQCRFCLRRVSRENLKVILRKHCIKAHAAFQIRVFLCDAYPLACSNCMNMIDIISDYKLAVAKAHNLLLDKRLHLENEGWDDPMNIEFFNQCKSAVEMHRVQVDQIYDELMVNTNTTRLETKIEFFEDNVPHVSIQQSDNIDEKTTVQSLLDSEFIEVETELVVESGSSHGNTAMIDDEGSELSPENETNVDPNTNPPSSRRKRKAKQKKIRDFCEFDEDSQDEEYKPNILELSGGGFDETSETSIPKRSRSAKTKSVTDASEETKPKKKRSQKKRPGGPHRIPVEPKKVKFAEPRIQPSSRYKPLQLVLCDLCGDSVYPETIEGHRNRHLGIKPYSCPAEGCDWTFYGRSNMSTHVRRVHPENGVPTQKCDVCGKHIKGTTGSLNVHRKRHFQQERKFVCTICGKGFTLNRYLKQHSVVHTGLFPHECSICGKKFNNKWSMKTHEKNVHGKKSQD, encoded by the exons ATGACTGAGAATAAAGAACGTAACACGCAAATGACCAAATGGACCCGTGGCACGCAGGTCGACGCGGAGGATATTGATATGACATACTTGAGCCGAACCGAGGATAAGCCGATTGAGATTAATGGAACTGAATCATTGGTTCCCCAATGTCGGTTCTGCTTGCGAAGAGTTTCTCGTGAAAATTTAAAAGTCATTCTCAGGAAACATTGCATAAAAGCGCATGCCGCTTTTCAGATCCGAGTTTTTCTGTGCGATGCGTATCCTTTAGCTTGCTCAAACTGCATGAATATGATAGATATAATTTCCGATTATAAATTGGCGGTAGCCAAGGCACATAATCTGCTTCTCGATAAACGGTTGCACCTGGAGAACGAAGGCTGGGACGATCCAATGAATATTGAATTCTTCAATCAGTGCAAATCTGCCGTAGAAATGCATCGAGTGCAAGTTGATCAAATATATGACGAGCTTATGGTGAACACCAATACTACCAGGCTGGAAACAAAAATTGAGTTCTTCGAGGATAATGTTCCGCATGTTTCCATTCAGCAGTCTGATAACATTGATGAGAAAACAACCGTTCAGTCTCTATTGGATTCTGAGTTTATTGAGGTAGAAACCGAACTGGTGGTTGAAAGCGGTTCAAGCCATGGTAACACTGCAATGATAGATGATGAAGGTTCTGAGTTATCCCCCGAGAATGAGACTAACGTAGATCCCAATACAAATCCACCATCGTCCAGGAGAAAGAGAAAAGCTAAACAGAAGAAAATTCGCGATTTTTGCGAATTTGACGAAGATTCTCAAGATGAAGAATATAAGCCTAATATATTGGAACTATCCGGCGGTGGTTTTGATGAAACGTCAGAAACGTCCATTCCGAAACGGAGTAGGTCTGCAAAAACAAAATCTGTAACGGATGCATCTGAAGAGACAAAACCGAAGAAGAAAAGAAGTCAGAAGAAGCGACCTGGTGGACCACATAGGATCCCAGTCGAGCCAAAAAAGGTGAAATTTGCGGAGCCTCGAATCCAACCCTCTTCAAGGTATAAACCGCTTCAGTTAGTGTTGTGTGATTTATGTGGAGATTCCGTCTACCCCGAAACCATCGAAGGACACAGAAATCGTCATCTAG GGATCAAACCATACAGCTGTCCCGCCGAAGGATGCGATTGGACATTTTACGGTCGATCCAACATGTCCACCCATGTGCGACGAGTACATCCGGAGAACGGAGTACCAACTCAGAAATGCGACGTGTGCGGCAAGCACATCAAAGGCACAACTGGATCATTGAATGTGCACAGAAAGCGTCATTTCCAGCAAGAGAGAAAATTTGTCTGTACAATATGTGGTAAAGGTTTCACCTTGAACCGATACCTCAAGCAACACTCGGTAGTGCACACAGGACTGTTTCCACACGAATGCAGCATTTGCGGTAAAAA GTTCAACAATAAGTGGAGCATGAAGACGCATGAAAAAAACGTCCACGGCAAGAAAAGTCAAGATTGA